A single Panthera tigris isolate Pti1 chromosome A3, P.tigris_Pti1_mat1.1, whole genome shotgun sequence DNA region contains:
- the LOC102963918 gene encoding antileukoproteinase-like: MKPSSLITFTVLLALEILTPWTAEGTSTEKVKSGACPFRPHGLCLVYEPHECLNDWQCPKDQKCCPSICSNKCMDPVDPSEQVKVNPGRCPLVIGECKEPNPLDTCLNDGDCLTGLKCCKGPCGNSCVDPLKDTFSPLQQD, encoded by the exons ATGAAACCCAGCAGCCTCATCACCTTCACGGTGCTCCTTGCCCTTGAAATCCTCACGCCCTGGACTGCAGAAGGTACTAGCACAG AAAAAGTTAAGAGTGGAGCCTGCCCCTTCAGACCTCATGGCCTATGCCTTGTGTACGAGCCCCACGAATGCCTGAATGACTGGCAGTGTCCAAAGGATCAGAAATGCTGTCCCAGCATTTGCAGCAACAAATGCATGGATCCTGTAGACCCATCGGAGcaag TTAAGGTCAATCCTGGGAGGTGTCCACTGGTCATTGGCGAGTGTAAGGAGCCCAACCCCCTAGACACCTGCCTGAATGACGGTGACTGCCTGACCGGTCTGAAGTGCTGCAAGGGGCCATGTGGGAATTCATGTGTTGACCCACTGAAAG ATACATTCTCACCACTTCAACAAGATTAG